A genomic segment from Acipenser ruthenus chromosome 5, fAciRut3.2 maternal haplotype, whole genome shotgun sequence encodes:
- the LOC117402498 gene encoding R-spondin-3, giving the protein MQLQLISLVLICLHSMEYIDSQHASRIRRHRKLHPGVSHGCQGGCATCSDYNGCLSCKPRLFFFLERNGMRQTGVCLSSCPSGYYGTRSPDINKCTKCKADCDACFNRNFCTNCKAGFYLHMGRCLDICPDEYEPKEQHMECTAIVHCEVGEWSQWSPCSKRGKTCGFKRGEESRTRETLRVPSASGDTCPATKEKRKCAVQRRRCRKGERKEGSERKRRPNKEKKEENQERRQEERDTDNREESENKNKTEHRRRKAQNKQHVSTAGSTAH; this is encoded by the exons ATGCAATTACAACTGATATCCTTGGTTTTAATCTGTTTGCACTCTATGGAATACATTGACAGCCAGCACGCCTCCAGAATCAGGCGACATAGAAAAT tacaCCCTGGAGTTAGCCATGGTTGTCAAGGGGGGTGTGCGACATGTTCCGATTACAACGGATGCTTGTCCTGTAAACCCAGGCTCTTTTTCTTCTTGGAGAGGAATGGGATGAGGCAGACCGGGGTGTGCCTGTCCTCCTGCCCGAGTGGTTACTACGGGACCAGATCACCAGACATTAACAAATGCACAA AGTGTAAAGCAGACTGTGATGCCTGCTTCAACAGAAACTTCTGCACGAATTGTAAAGCTGGATTTTATTTACATATGGGGAGGTGTCTGGACATTTGTCCTGATGAGTATGAGCCCAAGGAACAGCACATGGAGTGTACAGCTATTG TGCACTGCGAGGTGGGTGAGTGGAGTCAATGGAGTCCCTGCTCAAAGAGAGGGAAAACCTGTGGCTTCAAAAGAGGCGAGGAGTCGAGGACTCGCGAGACACTGCGCGTCCCCTCTGCAAGCGGTGACACTTGTCCAGCCACGAAAGAGAAGAGGAAATGTGCTGTGCAGAGGAGAAGGTGTCGCAAAGGAG AAAGGAAAGAGGGAAGTGAAAGAAAGAGAAGGCCGAACAAGGAGAAGAAAGAGGAGAACCAAGAGAGGAGGCAGGAAGAAAGAGACACTGACAACAGAGAGGAATCggagaacaaaaataaaactgaacacaGGAGACGGAAAGCACAGAACAAGCAACACGTCTCTACAGCTGGGAGCACTGCACACTAA